In Citrus sinensis cultivar Valencia sweet orange chromosome 3, DVS_A1.0, whole genome shotgun sequence, the sequence TAACTATTCAAGGCTTCCAATTTCACTTAGATTTTTTCTTACTTCCAGTAAGTGGCTGTGACATTGTGTTGGGTGCTGAGTGGTTACGTTCATTGGGTGCTATATTGTGGGACTTCTCAAAGCTAACTATGCAGTTCACTTGGAAAGGCCAAACTGTTCAACTCACTGGATATGATTCCCTGCCACCGGCTTTGGCAAATCATGGTGAAATTAATAGGTTATTGCTTCAAGAAAAGCAAGGCATTTTTTTCCAGATTATGGCAATAACTACTTCAGTAGCTGATATATCAGCACCTTCAATTATTACTAAGGTCCTAGAGACATATTCTGGCATCTTTGTGGAACCCACCGAACTTCCTCATGAACGCTTAATTGATCACCATATTCCATTACTTCCTGGAAGCTCTCCTGTCAATGTACGACCTTATCGTTATCCTCATTTTCAGAAACAAGAAATTGACCGCTTGATTCGTGAGCTGTTGGATGCCGGGCTCATTCAGCATAATGTTAGTCCTTATTCCTCTCTGgttttattagttaaaaagaaatatggtTCTTGGCGTATGTGTATCGATTATCGTGCTCTCAACAAGGTAACCATTAAAGACCGTTATCTAATTCCAGTTGTTGATGAGCTATTAGATGAATTACATGGTGCATCAGTTTTCAGTAAGCTGAACCTTCGCTCGGGCTATCGCCAGATTCGAGTTCATCCCTCCGATATAGCAAAAACAGCCTTTCGTACTCATGATGGCCACTACGAATTTCTTGTGATGCCTTTTGGCCTTTCAAATGCGCCAGCCATATTTCAGAACCTGATGAACGAGATTTTTCGGCCCTTCCTTCGCaaatttgttttagttttctttgaTGATATTCTTGTCTACAGCACTTCCCTACAGGAGCATACTTGACACCTCTCTACTGTCCTTCAATGTTTGCAACAAAATCGACTTTATGTCAAGCTTACAAAATGTTCTTTTGCTCAGTCATCTGTTGACTATTTGGGTCATATTGTTTCTGCTACTGGAGTTGCTGTCAATCCTGAAAAGGTTCAGTGCATGCTTGAATGGCCTAAACCTACCACTATTAAAACTTTACGAGGCTTCCTTGGCTTGACGGGATATTACCGTAAATTTGTTACTGGGTATGGAAAAATTGCTGCTCCTTTAACTAACATGCTTAAACAAGATTCTTTTACTTGGAATCCTACTGCTGAAGCAGCATTTGATGAGCTACGCCAAGCCATGGCTTCCACTCCAGTTTTAGCCTTGCCGAATTTCACCAAACCATTTTCTATAGAATGCGATGCTTCCGGCCGGGGAATCGGAGCAGTCCTCATGCAAGAGGGCCGTCCACTCGCTTATATTAGCAAAGCCTTATTTGGAAAAAACTTAGCCATGTCCACATACGACAAAGAAATGCTTGCTATTGTCTTTGCTGTGCAAAAATGGCGTCCGTATCTTATGGGACAGCATTTCAAAATTCTTACGGACCATCGCAGCCTTAAGTATTTCCATGATCAGCGCATTTCCTCTCCGAAACAACAGTTGTAGTTGTCTAAACTCTTAGGATttgattatgaaattatttataggAAGGGAGCTGAAAATTCAGTTGCGGATGCTTTGTCCCGTCGCTTCGAAGACTCTCATTTCCATGCCATTTCTTCCCTAATATTTTCTCATCTTACCGACATCAAGCAAGAGTACAAAGCCGACCCAGCCCTGTCACTTCTTATCGACCGTTTTCAGTCATCCCAATCTGTTCTTAATTATTCCTATGATGACTCCATTTTACGATACAAGGGTCGGATtgttcttctttcttcttccgTTAAGTGCCAGTACATTTTACACGAATTTCACGCCTCTCCAATTGGCGGTCATTCGGGATTCTTACGCACTTACAAAAGACTCAAAGTTAGTTTATACTGGAAAGGGTTAAAAAGGGCtactaaattatttgttgCTGAATGTGATGTCTGTCAACGAAACAAGGCTGAAACTGTGCATCCTTCCGGGTTGCTTCAAACTTTGCCCATCACTGATAAAATTTAGGAAGATATCTCCATGGATTTTATTGATGGTCTTCCACCTTCTAAGGGCAAAACATCTATTTTTGTTGTGGTAGATCATTTGTCCAAGTATGCTCCTTTTAGTGCCTTATCCCATCATTATACAGCCGCTCTTGTCGCTAAAATTTTTGTGAGGGATGTTGCTAAATTGCACGGAATGCCTCGCACCATTGTCAGCGACCGTGATCCTATCTTTCTTAGTCAATTTTAGGAGGAATTCTTTCAATTACAGGGCAGTTCTTTATGCCGCAGCTCTACTTATCATCCTTAAAAGGATGGCCAAACCGAAGTCGTTAATCGCTCCTTGGAAGGATATTTGAGGTGTTTTGTTGGTCACCAGCCTTCTACATGGACTAACTGGTTGCCTTGGGCTGAATGGTGGTATAATACTACATTTCATTCTGCTATCCAACTGACTCCCTTTGAAGCAGTCTATGGTCGACCCCCCTTCAAATCTAATCTTATTTGCTTGGCATAACTAATGTTTATGTTGTTGACTTGGCTCTCCGCGATAGGGATTTGATTTTACGTCTTCTTTAAAGATAATTTGGAAGCTGCCCAGTCACGAATGAAGTTTTTTGCTGACAAAAAACGTACAGAACGAGTATTTGTTGAAGGGGATTGGGTGTACCTTCGTCTTCAACCTTATCGGCAGTCCACTTTGCATCCTAATGGTACTCATAAGTTATCTCCGCGTTATTATGGTCCTTTTCTGATTCTTTCTCGCATTGGCACTGTGGCTTACAAATTGAATCTTCCAACTACAAGCAAGGTTCATCATGTTTTTCATGTTTCATGCTTAAAGAGGAAACTTGGGGTTCATACACCATCACAACAGCTTCCTGATTCTCCTTATGTTGTTGCTTGGGAATGGCAGCCCTTGGCCATTTTGGATCGTGGAATTTTCAAACGCAACAATCGCCCTGTTACTAAGCTCCTTGTTCAGTGGCAAGGTCAGTCTAAGGAAGAGGCTACTTGGGAGGAATGTTCTGAGTTCGAGGCCCGTTTTCCTTCTTTCCAGCTTGCGGACAAGCTGCCTTCTTAGGGGGAGGGGATGTTAGAATCCTAGTCTTAGATCTGCATTATTTCCTTTTCCGTTAAGGAttagttattaagttattatgttattaggaattattattttcgtaGGATTTCTTTGGCTTATATAAGGAACTGTTgctactttaataaataataagaattgcTTCTAAAAACTCTCGTTCTCCCATCTGGCCACTTCTTCTCATTATTCTTCTCATCAATTCGTCGCTTCTAAACTGCTATCTCAAAGCAGTAGCCTAACACATTGTCAGGAATTAGGAAAAGGTAATGCTGGGAATCTCGGCTAaaccattttttcttcttcttaatcATTGTCATCTTCAAAGATGTCACATCCTTTGATTACGTAACTGTACCGGTGACCAAATTATAGAGCTgttcaaagaaaaaacttaTTACGTATTAGACGGTCTGTCTTAATCCTCAGTAAACAATCAATCAACAAATGCACATTCACCACTAACTTTACTATTATCTAAGAGGTTtctaacatcatcatctgattaCATGGCTTTAAATCCAGCATGAAATGCAGCCTCCAAATGAGAGAACTTATGAGACAAATTACCTCACGGACACCATGCAGCAACAGACAACCTATGAAATGAATCTTGAACCCGTAGCACAACCACATCTGCATCATTACTCTCCTCAATGAAGGTACAAAGGAGTTTAACTCCTaacaataaaatctattaacaTGTTCTGcagtaaaaagataaataaagagcAGATATACCGAATGGTTGGCACATAATTAATACAGAATAAAGATgagaattgaatttttttttaatccttaatAAAACCAAGCGAATACTCGTTCCAACTTACTTTttggataataaaatttttatgccAAACAGGTATTATGATGCTGGGTACAGAGAGCAGAAAATGAATTGTAATTAACAGAGTGAAGAACAAAAGGacatttata encodes:
- the LOC127900631 gene encoding uncharacterized protein LOC127900631 — translated: MTVKELEERAEQLSHQFNEKVEVLSQQSNDLQELILSLRDQFIRFQENRNNNQPLQINNQQPEPAGRIGGALVQPRHIWLDFPVFSGENPTSWIFRCEQYQRLAALPEIDVLSLAIGHLDGDAVPWYHWLEQTMGNMTWAQFKRALVTRFGTFEDGDAVGSITKLQQTGTVIEYQRQFERLADRTRNLPESFFISCFLSGLREDIKIGVQMLKHASLLQTFELARFQDEYAVVSNRKIPPRPSMSRPSPPLLNSSPTITKTEGSSQPSLLGPPPPGFPPFRRLSVAEQTERRAKGLCFNCDEQFKLGHRCKAPQLLLLDADIDDKDEQAEAFEEFLETVEVSLKALTRATPQNTMRLKGTLKKHGVTILIDSGSTHNFLNPSLAKQCGCPVTTTTQFQVTVADGGVISSSRKCSHVPVTIQGFQFHLDFFLLPVSGCDIVLGAEWLRSLGAILWDFSKLTMQFTWKGQTVQLTGYDSLPPALANHGEINRLLLQEKQGIFFQIMAITTSVADISAPSIITKVLETYSGIFVEPTELPHERLIDHHIPLLPGSSPVNVRPYRYPHFQKQEIDRLIRELLDAGLIQHNVSPYSSLVLLVKKKYGSWRMCIDYRALNKVTIKDRYLIPVVDELLDELHGASVFSKLNLRSGYRQIRVHPSDIAKTAFRTHDGHYEFLVMPFGLSNAPAIFQNLMNEIFRPFLRKFVLVFFDDILSSVDYLGHIVSATGVAVNPEKVQCMLEWPKPTTIKTLRGFLGLTGYYRKFVTGYGKIAAPLTNMLKQDSFTWNPTAEAAFDELRQAMASTPVLALPNFTKPFSIECDASGRGIGAVLMQEGRPLAYISKALFGKNLAMSTYDKEMLAIVFAVQKWRPYLMGQHFKILTDHRSLKYFHDQRISSPKQQLKGAENSVADALSRRFEDSHFHAISSLIFSHLTDIKQEYKADPALSLLIDRFQSSQSVLNYSYDDSILRYKGRIVLLSSSVKCQYILHEFHASPIGGHSGFLRTYKRLKEDISMDFIDGLPPSKGKTSIFVVVDHLSKYAPFSALSHHYTAALVAKIFVRDVAKLHGMPRTIVSDRDPIFLSQF